In Lolium rigidum isolate FL_2022 chromosome 3, APGP_CSIRO_Lrig_0.1, whole genome shotgun sequence, the genomic window acgtaagtgatcctcagatatgtaagcaactttcattcaatttgagcattttcatctgagcaagtctgatgcctcaataaaattcgtctttacgaactgttctgttttgacagattctgccttttatttcgcattgcctgttttgctatgcttgatggatttttctattccattgactttcagtagctttgtgcaatgtccagaagtgttaagaatgattatgtcacctccgaacatgtaaattttaattgtgcactaaccctctaatgagttgttttgagtttggtgtggaggaagttttcaaggatcaagagagggagatgatacaatatgatcaaggagagtgaaagctctaagcttggggatgcccggtggttcacccctgcatattttaagaagactcaagcgtctaagcttggggatgcccaaggcatccccttcttcatcgacaacattatcgggttcctccctgaaactatatttttattccatcacatcttatgtgctttgcttggagcgtcggtttgtttttgttttgtttgaataaaatggatcctagcattcattgtgtgggagagagacacgctccgctgttgcatatggacaaatatgtccttaggctttactcatagtattcatggcgaaggtcgaatcttcttcgttaaattgttatatgattggaatcggaaatgctacatgtagtaattctaaaatgtcttgaataatttgatacttggcaattgttgtgctcatgtttaagctcttgcatcatatactttgcacctattaatgaagaaatacatagagcttgctaaaatttggtttgcataattggtctctctaaagtctagataatttctagtattgagtttgaacaacaaggaagacggtgtagagtcttataatgtttacaatatgtcttttatgtgagttttgctgcaccggttcatccttgtgtttgtttcaaataaccttgctagcctaaaccttgtatcgagaggaaatacttctcatgcatccaaaatccttgagccaaccactatgccatttgtgtccaccatacctacctactacatggtatttctccgccattccaaagtaaattgcttgagtgctacctttaaaatttctatcctttacctttgcaatatatagctcatgggacaaatagcttaaaaactattgtggtattgaatatgtacttatgcactttatctcttattaagttgcttgttgtgcgataaccatgttcctcggggacgccatcaactactctttgttgaatatcatgtgagttgctatgcatgttcgtcttgtccgaagtaagggagatttaccactcatttaatggttagagcatgcataatgttagagaagaacattgggccgctaactaaagccatgatccatggtggaagtttcagttttggacatatatcctcaatctcatatgagaacattaattgttgctacatgcttatgcattaaagaggagtccattatccgttgtctatgttgtcccggtatggatgtctaagttgagaataatcaaaagcgagaaatccaatgcgagctttctccttagacctttgtacaaagcggcatagaggtacccctttgtgacacttggttaaaacatgtgtattgcgatgacaatcccggtaatccaagctaatcgggacaaggtgcgggcactattagtatactatgcatgaggcttgcaacttgtaagatataatttacataacacatgtgctttattactaccgttgacaaaattgtttcttgttttcaaaaccaaagctctaacacaaatatagcaatcaatgcttccctctgcgaagggcctttcttttacttttatgttgagtcagttcacctatctctctccacctcaagaagcaaacacttatgtgaactgtgcattgattcctacatacttgcatattgcacttgttatattactttaaattgacaatatccatgagatatacatgttataagttgaaagcaaccgctgaaacttaatcttcctttgtgttgcttcaatacctttactttgatttattgctttatgagttaactcttatgcaagacttattgatgcttgtcttgaaagtactattcatgaaaagtctttgctttacgattcatttgtttactcatgtcattaccattgttttgatcgctgcattcattacatatgcttacaatagtatgatcaaggttatgatggcatgtcactccagtaattatctttgttatcgtttactcgctcgggacgagcaggaactaagcttggggatgccgatacgtctccgacgtatcgataatttcttatgttccatgccacattattgatgatatctacatgttttatgcatactttatgtcatatttatgcattttccgacactaaactattaacgagatgccgaagagccgcttgttgttttctgctgtttttggtttcgaaatcctagtaaggaaatattctcgaattggacgaaatcaacgcccaggggcctatttttacacgaagcttccagaagaccggaggacttacgaagtggggccacgaggcgccgccacaacagggcggcgcggcctgggccttggccgcgcggccctggtgtgtgggcccctcgtgacgcccctttacctgcccttccgcctacatatagtcttcgtcgcgaaacccccgtaccgagagccacgatacggaaaaccttccagagacgccgccgccgccaatcccatctcgggggattcggagatcacctccggcaccccgccggagaggggaatcatctcccgggaggactcttcaccgccatagtcgcctccggagtgatgagtgagtagttcacccccggactatgggtccatagcagtagctagatggtcgtcttctccttatgtgcttcattgtcggatcttgtgagctgcctaacatgatcaagatcatctatccgtaatgctatatgttgtgtttgttgggatccgatggatagagaatactatgttatgttgattatcaatctattacctatgtgttgtttatgatcttgcatgctctccgttattagtagaggctcgaccaagtttttactcttaactccaagagggagtatttatgctcgatagtgggttcatgcctccattaaatccgggacaagtgacgtaaagttctaaggttgtggatgtgtctgttgccactagggataaaacattgatgctatgtccgaggatgtagttattgattacattacgcaccatacttaatgcaattgtctcgttgtttgcaacttaataccggaaggggttcggatgataacctgaaggtgaactttttaggcatagatgcatgctggatagcggtctatgtactttatcgtaatgcccaattaaatctcacaatactcatcatatcatgtatgtgcatggtcatgccctctctttttgtcaattgcccaactgtaatttgttcaccgaacatgctatttatcttatgggagagacacctctagtgaactgtggaccccggtccattcttttacatcgaatacaatctactgcaatacttgttctactgttttctcgcaaacaatcatcatccacactatacatctaatcctttgttactgacaagccggtgaaattgacaacctcgctcgttacgttggggcaaagttccgtgattgtgttgtgcaggttccacgttggcgccggaatccccggtgttgcgccgcactacactcctccgccatcaaccttcaacgtgcttcttggctcctcctggttcgataaaccttggtttctttctgagggaaaacttgctactgtacgcatcataccttcctcttggggttcccaacggacgtgtcgactgcacggatCACTCCTCCGTCATCGATCCCCCGCTGCTCTCTCCGGCACGAACATCAAGTAGGCGGCTCtatccgcggccaccgcctcctaacgcagcagctgctccagctcctcccatCGTTgacggtgatccaactcctgcctctgtagCCGGAGCTGCATCTCCGCCAAACGCGGCCTctcgtagacttcatcctgacaatgcgtctcctcccgctgcaaccgccgcagcgcaagctcctcccaccccttctgctggcgcgcctcccgccgccgcgcctcctggtCCGCCTTCTCGAGCGCCAGCcggttctcctcctcccgctgccgccgctccgcctcccgccgcgccTCCCGCAGCCGCCactcctcctctcccgccgctccgcctcatggccctgccgctcgtccgcgacataggcatctacggtcgccgctagcgccgcctcctcccacgcctcgtactctgcgagctgcgggtctTCCTCCATgacttctacggccgcctctagcACCACCTCGTCCCACGAATCCCACATTGTgctattttctagggtttttgcagcaatggcggggaggagagataatatagacagCCGACAAGGCGGGAAACATCCCACGCGGTGTCGTGGCGGGAGAATTTCCCGCGCGGCATCGTGGCGGGAGAGTTTCGAGCCCGGCgtcgtggcggtaaaatatcccgcgcggcgccctggaatcactgacaggcggctcccatgcccaaaattttccgcctcgcgaggcgccggcgcgcccgattcgctccCTTGGCGAAGGGACCGGCACGGGTTGCCGACACTTCTATTGGGCTCGGGAAagcgccggcgccgtttggggcgcgccggtgtgatCCTATTTTCGCTCCCGGTCTCCAAATCGCTATCACGACCGCTATGAGTGGGCTGGTGGAGTgggctggtggagatgctcttagggtacAAAGAATATGTGAATCTATATCTTTTAGGGCAGGTACAGTGCAGTCCTACCACGTGAGGGTGAGAATGTGAAGGCTCGTTCGCTTTTTCACCTACAACCAAAACCCCCAATTTCCTCCCAGTCCCAAGACAGAAAAGGAAAGAAATTCATCGCCTCCCAGAATTCATCGCTCACCATGGACTCGGCGGAGAGCTCCGCCGCCTCCAACGTCGCCGCCGCAATGGCCGTCGACGACTACCACGACGCCGCCCCCGAGGTAGGCCACTGCATATCGTCCATGGTCGACTTCAGTGGCGTTGAGAGCCAGCGCCTGTTCCTGGCGCGCCGCACCGCTTTGGAGATGCTGCGGGACCGCGGGTACAGCGtcccggaggccgacctcgcgcgcACCCTCCCGGAGTTCCGCGCCTGGTGGTCCGAGACGCCCGAGATCGAGCGCCTCTCCTTCTCCACCACCCTCGCCTCCGACCCCTCCAACAAGgtacttccccccccccccccacccccaccccaccCCCACCCTATCCCTTCCCCCATTTTCCTGAGATTTAATTCCTTCCCCATATTTGTGTCGGGGTAGCACATATACTCTTAACTATGTGGTTAACTCAGGCGCGAATCGTGTTCTGCCCACCCGAGCCCATCAGAGTCGCAGTTATCCGGGAGGTCTTTGGCCGAACCAAAGAAGACAACTTGTCTTGCCTGATTCTGATATTGCAGAGCAAGATGGGATCTAAGGCTAGAGACACTATCAAGGAACTGTTCAAGTTTAAAGTGGATGTATTCCAGGTTAGTTTCCTTTAATTCATCGATAGTCTATTCTAAACTTGAAATGGTACATTGTATGCAATTGTAATGCAAAATGAATTACAGTCAAAAATAATATTGCAAAATGAAATTCTGCAAGTAAAGGATGGCTCTTTCTCCTTTTGTTGTACCTTGTATGCATAGTGCCATTTCATCAAGAAAAGCGAGTAACTTAAATTTTGTATTTTGTTTATTCAGTATTGATGCTCATCATAATGATGTACACTCATACTGCTTAGCATCAGAGTACAATGTATATATTTCTGCTAGTTATGCATTTTTCTCAAATCCTTGCTCACAATTTTCATGACTTGAGTCATACACAGTTGATGTTTCGCTGGTTTATACTGTATATTAACATTCTACAGTTTACATACTCGAATTTATGCACTCTGCTCTCCAATATAGATCACAGAACTGCTGGTGAACATGACTAATCATGTTCTGAAGCCCAAGCATCAAGTGCTGACTGCAGAAGAAAAGGCCAAGCTGCTGAAGCAGTACAATGTGGTGGATTCACAGGTATTTATCTATAGCTCGCTCACAATACTGTATAATTCTTGTTTTCTGATGTGGATTATGTGATGCTGTTGTGAAAAATACATCTTTATAATATATTATACTCACTCCTTGCCACATTGTAGTGCACATAAGATTTTTAAAAAGTCACACAATGTTAACTTTgaccaatttttttgataaaagcATCTACATCTTCCATATCAAATGtataccatataaaaatatacATTGTGGggaatctaatgatattgatttggtattctagatgttgatattttttcctccatacttggtcaaactttacatcgtTTGACTTCTAAAAATTCTTATACGCCCTACATTTTGGCAAGGAGGGAGTATTATTAAGACAATACAAAATTTGTGGTGGAGATTCATCTATCCAGTATTAAGATATCTCAACGTGGATATTACAAGAAGAACAACTGGTAAGTTTTAAGAGAAAATACTTGATCAGGATTAAGGATTAGATCATGCAGACTCTTTTAGTAGGGCCAAAACAGAGAATGAAGATAGTAATAATAAGGAAAGTACAATGACTGTACTTAAGGAAACGGGCAGCATGCACAACTAGATGGGAGATTAGGATATCCTATGAAATCCAATGGGGGCCATGGGCAATAAGGATTCTGACCAAAGGAACACGTACACACATGCATGTTCCTTTTGTCTATAGAGGCTGAAATTTCTTCATCGTTGAGCGTGATTCCGTGATTAAGGACCAGATTATAATGACGTAGATGACTTCATTTTTTATGTGATTCTGTAGTAAATGCAACTCTTATTTGGTGGACAAAGAGTAAAATCTATTTACAAATCTTTAGTGGAAAGATTCTGTTTGATGAGTACAACTCTAATCTCCTATACTAGTATAATTTTTGAGAATTAATTCCAGATACAAATTAGCATTTGGGTATAcatatatatattatttgtaaaaatacaacTCTATTTTGAGAGAAGCAACCGTGGCCTCTACAGTAAGAAGAGCATGTACAATATTGCATTTATATTCCACTATCTGCATTATGATTTGCGGGTCGAGGTTGAAGGAAAATAACACAAGCTTTAGATAAAAAGCATCATTGTTTAGATTTAGTTCTTTGTGGAAAAACCGAAAAACTATTATAACCGCCTTATGATGAGTGAAAGATAGAAATGTCACAGTAACACAAGTATTTTGTTTTGCATGTGGGTCATATTTATCACTAAATATATTACTAAAATATATGTTTTTAACCATTAAAATAGTATTGAGTTGGATTTAAAAGTAATATCTCAGTACATTTCATTGAAGGATTTATATCGTACACCGTACGTGCTTTCTTGGTACACGCTTTTGACTTAAAGCCCACCTATATCTTGATTGATATATCGAAATACCAATCTTTATTTTTTGATTACCTTCCTTGCGTATGGATAAGACCGAATTCATTCTTTTTCGAAACCGATTTCGAAAAAGAATTACTAATCCTTAACTTTTCAAGGAATCCTTCATCAGTGGTTGTGAATGGCTgacttttttctgtttttcacaGCTGGTTTTTGTTTCGGTTTGTAATATTGTCTGTTTTATAGCAGAGAACAGAACAAAAAATTATAGAAGTTAGCGACAAGAATAAAATAATTGGCAGTGAAACAATACCGAATATAACTACATAATAAATCTAGCCGTGCAAATGTGCTGGTCAGCCAGGTTGTGTATGCTTAAGTGGGATGACTATGCAGCGGGCTTTCTTGTGGGTTAGAAGTATACAGTCAAAATATTTTCTTATTTGATGAAATATTTGACTCCAGCCTATAGAATTCCTAATTTGTTCTTTAGACAGATGAGAAAGATCACCAGCTTTAGACAAAGATCTATTATGGAGTTCCTAGTTTGTTATCTATCCATGCAGTGTTTTCATGTATATCGCAGGCTCCTTACAAATAGTTAACAGAATCTTGTATTGGAAATATGCTTATCTACCCATGATTTGTTTCATAGTCATTGCGGGGGATGCCGCAGTGTTCTTTATGTTTGTGTCGACTCTTGACATGCCTAATCACATTTGTTATTGGCAATTTATATTGAGTGAACATTAGGATTTCAGTCCCTCAGAGCAAACGCATTCTGACCGTCAGATTTTACAGTGTACGGTGGATGGCAACTTTGATTTTTACTGCCACGTGGCAAAGTTTCCAGGGCCCACACCCGATTTTTTCCTGGCATCTTCTCTGTAGTCGCTCTCGGAAGCAAACGAGGGCAGGTTCGCGGGCGATTGGCGTCCTTGTTATTAGCTTtcttgcccttggattcttagttttAGCATAGCTACCTCAGTTTACCAGAAAATGCCTTTACATCACTTGATTGAAATTGATGTTTTTATGTTCCAGTTGCCTCGCATGCTGGAGACGGACGCTGTTGCTCGCTACTATGGCCTGAGCAAGGGAACGGTGGTCAAATTTACATATGACAATGAGCTCACAGCAAACCATGTGAGCTACCGATGTGTTCTCTGAAAGATACGGCATTGTTTCAGTGGATCAAGGTTGATGTAAGCTGTTAGCCAAGACCGCCTGGCGGCTAATGTACTAGTGTACTATGTTGTCGtctgttctttttttctttctttgtggTGGAACTATGCTGTCCTCTGCTAGGCCTCGTCGGAATGTAGCTATTTAGGAAACCTGAACTATTACCCAACCTAAGTTAGTATCTGGTGTTCAGTTTGAGATGCTGTTGGAAAATCTGGGACAGGTTGTTTCCGATGACCTGTGGTCAACGCATGTCTCTGAAAACGGTTATGTGTCGCTCTGAGAGAATCACTGAAATAGATTCGAGCAGAATCAGGTTACAAATTCCGTTCAATTTGGCAAAGCAACGTTTAACATTTTTCTTGCAGATGGGCGGCTGTTGCTGCCGCTGTTGTTTGTGTGTTCATCAGTGCTCTTGGTGCTGTCGCCGTTTCTTTGCCAGTgttgtttttgttcatgttcgtaGTGGTACTTCAGCTTCCTCGTGTCTGTTACTGGATTCAGCATCTGCTCCTTCTACCTGAGGTCCTGAGCGAAGCCTGAAATAATCTTGTACAGCTTAATTTGTTCTCAACCGGTGGAAATGAATTCATATTATGTAGGGAATGTTTAAACACGTGAATAACTCCCTTCGATTCAAATATAGATTCGTGAATGAATTCGTG contains:
- the LOC124699238 gene encoding DNA-directed RNA polymerase V subunit 5A-like: MDSAESSAASNVAAAMAVDDYHDAAPEVGHCISSMVDFSGVESQRLFLARRTALEMLRDRGYSVPEADLARTLPEFRAWWSETPEIERLSFSTTLASDPSNKARIVFCPPEPIRVAVIREVFGRTKEDNLSCLILILQSKMGSKARDTIKELFKFKVDVFQITELLVNMTNHVLKPKHQVLTAEEKAKLLKQYNVVDSQLPRMLETDAVARYYGLSKGTVVKFTYDNELTANHVSYRCVL